Proteins encoded in a region of the Vitis riparia cultivar Riparia Gloire de Montpellier isolate 1030 chromosome 7, EGFV_Vit.rip_1.0, whole genome shotgun sequence genome:
- the LOC117917916 gene encoding oxygen-evolving enhancer protein 1, chloroplastic: MAASLQAAATLMQPTKVGVPTRTSLQLRSSQSVCKAFGLEPAGARFTCSLQADLKDLAHKCVDATKIAGFALATSALLVSGASAEGVPKRLTYDEIQSKTYMEVKGTGTANQCPTIDGGVDSFAVKSGKYQLKKFCLEPTSFTVKAEGVSKNAPPEFQNTKLMTRLTYTLDEIEGPFEVSSDGTVKFEEKDGIDYAAVTVQLPGGERVPFLFTIKQLVASGKPDKFGGEFLVPSYRGSSFLDPKGRGGSTGYDNAVALPAGGRGDEEELKKENIKDASSSTGKITLSVTKSKPETGEVIGVFESIQPSDTDLGAKTPKEVKIQGIWYGQLES, from the exons ATGGCAGCCTCATTGCAAGCAGCGGCCACGCTGATGCAGCCCACCAAGGTGGGCGTGCCAACTCGTACCAGCCTGCAATTGAGATCTTCCCAGAGTGTATGCAAGGCCTTTGGCTTGGAACCCGCTGGAGCCAGGTTCACTTGCTCTTTGCAGGCTGATCTCAAGGACTTGGCTCACAAGTGCGTGGATGCCACTAAGATCGCCGGCTTTGCTCTTGCCACTTCTGCTCTCCTCGTCTCG gGAGCAAGTGCAGAAGGAGTTCCAAAGCGGCTGACATACGATGAGATCCAGAGTAAGACATACATGGAAGTAAAGGGAACTGGAACTGCTAACCAATGCCCAACCATTGACGGAGGGGTCGATTCATTTGCCGTCAAGTCTGGAAAATACCAACTGAAGAAGTTCTGCTTAGAGCCTACATCATTCACCGTCAAGGCTGAGGGGGTGAGCAAGAATGCTCCACCTGAATTCCAAAACACAAAGCTCATGACTCGGTTAACCTACACCCTTGATGAGATTGAGGGACCATTTGAAGTATCTAGTGATGGCACCGTGAAGTTTGAGGAGAAAGATGGAATTGACTATGCTGCTGTCACTGTTCAGCTGCCCGGTGGTGAGCGTGTGCCCTTCCTCTTCACCATCAAACAGCTCGTTGCATCCGGCAAACCAGAcaaatttggaggagagtttCTGGTACCATCCTACCGGGGTTCGTCCTTCTTGGACCCAAAGGGAAGGGGTGGTTCAACTGGCTATGACAACGCAGTTGCATTGCCAGCAGGCGGGAGAGGAGATGAGGAAGAACTCAAAAAGGAGAATATAAAGGACGCGTCATCGTCAACAGGGAAAATCACTTTAAGTGTCACCAAAAGCAAGCCTGAGACTGGGGAAGTGATTGGAGTATTTGAGAGCATTCAGCCATCTGACACTGACTTGGGGGCTAAGACACCAAAGGAAGTGAAGATCCAGGGGATCTGGTACGGTCAGCTTGAGTCGTAG
- the LOC117917917 gene encoding CASP-like protein 5C1 gives MDELPGALGTSASLSLRMGQTIFSSAALLFMCLDVEFYSYTAFCFLVTVMGLVIPWSLTLSLVDAYSIFVKCPLHQPGIMLVVIIGDWVLSFLSLAAACSTAGVTDLLLNVNGSHCPARLCGRYQLSAAMAFLSWFLSLASSLFNLWRLPSLKMLIHERTQAAACPNHPPRIDQ, from the exons ATGGATGAACTTCCTGGGGCTTTGGGCACCAGCGCCAGCTTGTCTCTGCGGATGGGGCAGACCATCTTTTCCTCTGCCGCCCTTCTCTTCATGTGTTTGGATGTTGAATTCTACAGTTATACGGCCTTCTG CTTCTTGGTAACAGTTATGGGCTTGGTAATTCCATGGAGTTTGACACTGTCACTGGTGGATGCATACTCTATCTTTGTTAAATGTCCTCTGCATCAACCAGGAATAATGTTGGTCGTCATCATAGGGGATTGG GTTCTGTCATTTCTCTCTTTAGCCGCAGCCTGCTCAACAGCTGGGGTCACGGATCTCCTGCTCAATGTTAATGGATCCCACTGCCCAGCAAGGTTATGCGGTAGATATCAGCTCTCAGCTGCTATGGCCTTCTTGTCTTGGTTTCTTTCATTAGCCTCTTCGCTCTTCAACCTTTGGCGCCTCCCCTCGTT GAAAATGCTCATCCATGAGAGAACTCAAGCTGCTGCATGCCCAAATCATCCTCCACGGATTGACCAATGA
- the LOC117917495 gene encoding pentatricopeptide repeat-containing protein At2g22410, mitochondrial-like → MICSGLSPNEFTLPFVLKACGCKSAYWEAVLVHGLAIKLGIGSLVFVQNALIAVYVVCGLIHCARKLFDDITDKTLVSWNSMIGGYARMGNWKEAFLLFRKMREWGMEPDGFTFVNLLSVCSQSRDLDLGRYVHFCIEITGVKIDIIMRNALMDMYAKCGNLHSAQAIFDRTQEKNVVSWTSMISAYAKHGSIEVARQIFDQMPGKNVVSWNSMISCYLREGQYREALDLFNKMRNSRVVPDEATLVSILAACSQLGDLVMGKKIHNYILSNKGAYGVTLYNSLIDMYAKCGPVVTALDIFLEMPGKNLVSWNVIIGALALHGCGLEAIKLFEEMQADGTLPDEITLTGLLSACSHSGLVDMGLYYFDRMGVIYRVPREIEHYACMVDLLGRGGLLGEAIELIGRMPMKPDVVVWGALLGACRIHGNVEIGKQILKQLLELEPHSGGLYVLISNIYWEAQRWEDVKKIRKLMIDRGIKKGRAISSIEIDGCIYEFMVDDKRHKISSSIYAMLDQLTDHLRSAGYLCNISSVFFEAEEI, encoded by the coding sequence ATGATTTGTTCTGGCCTTTCCCCCAATGAATTCACTTTGCCTTTCGTTCTTAAGGCTTGTGGTTGCAAATCAGCATACTGGGAAGCTGTTCTTGTTCATGGGCTCGCCATCAAATTGGGAATTGGATCCCTAGTTTTTGTGCAAAATGCTCTCATTGCTGTTTATGTTGTTTGTGGGTTGATTCATTGTGCGCGGAAACTGTTTGATGATATTACGGATAAAACTCTCGTTTCTTGGAATTCGATGATTGGTGGGTATGCTAGAATGGGTAATTGGAAGGAAGCCTTTTTGCTGTTTCGGAAGATGAGAGAATGGGGAATGGAACCTGATGGGTTTACTTTTGTTAATCTGCTTTCTGTGTGTTCTCAAAGTCGTGATTTAGATTTGGGAAGATATGTGCACTTTTGTATAGAGATTACTGGGGTTAAGATTGATATAATAATGAGAAATGCTCTCATGGATATGTATGCTAAGTGTGGGAATTTGCATTCAGCTCAAGCAATTTTTGACCGAACCCAGGAGAAAAACGTGGTGTCATGGACTTCAATGATTAGTGCCTACGCTAAACATGGGTCCATTGAAGTTGCTCGTCAAATTTTTGACCAAATGCCTGGGAAAAATGTGGTTTCTTGGAATTCTATGATTTCTTGCTACCTTCGGGAAGGTCAATACAGGGAAGCCTTGGATCTCTTCAACAAGATGCGTAATTCAAGAGTGGTGCCTGATGAGGCTACCCTGGTTAGCATTCTTGCAGCTTGTAGTCAACTTGGTGATTTGGTCATGGGAAAGAAAATCCACAATTACATACTCAGTAACAAAGGCGCATATGGTGTTACACTGTATAATTCCCTTATAGACATGTATGCAAAATGTGGTCCTGTTGTAACCGCCCTGGACATCTTTTTGGAAATGCCAGGGAAGAATTTGGTGTCATGGAACGTCATCATTGGGGCGCTTGCACTGCATGGGTGTGGATTGGAAGCAATCAAGCTCTTTGAGGAGATGCAAGCTGATGGGACGTTGCCTGATGAGATCACATTGACAGGGTTGCTTTCTGCTTGCAGTCATAGCGGCCTCGTAGACATGGGCCTATATTACTTTGACAGAATGGGTGTGATTTACAGGGTACCGCGTGAAATAGAGCATTATGCTTGCATGGTGGATCTACTTGGACGAGGGGGCCTCTTGGGGGAGGCTATTGAGCTGATAGGAAGAATGCCAATGAAGCCGGATGTTGTGGTTTGGGGTGCTTTGCTAGGTGCCTGTAGGATTCATGGAAATGTAGAGATTGGAAAGCAAATTCTAAAACAGCTATTGGAGTTGGAGCCGCACAGTGGAGGCCTTTATGTGCTTATCTCAAACATATATTGGGAAGCTCAAAGATGGGAGGATGTGAAGAAGATTAGGAAACTGATGATAGACCGTGGGATCAAAAAGGGTAGAGCAATTAGCTCGATCGAGATCGATGGTTGTATTTATGAATTCATGGTTGACGACAAAAGACATAAAATATCGAGCAGCATCTATGCAATGCTTGATCAATTAACTGACCACCTGAGATCTGCAGGTTATTTATGCAACATTTCAAGTGTGTTTTTCGAAGCAGAGGAAATTTAG
- the LOC117917765 gene encoding uncharacterized protein LOC117917765, which translates to MGICSSCEATSVATAKLILQDGRLEEFSYPVKVSYVLQKNPSCFICNSDEMDFDDVVSAIHDDEELQPGQLYFALPLSRLKQPLQAEEMAALAVKASSALMKSGGDKCRCRRKSLSQAMFSGEKDSKSSGRVAPGGGVEGGLRRGRNGGGRRNSARLLSSIPE; encoded by the coding sequence ATGGGTATTTGCAGTTCCTGCGAGGCCACCTCTGTGGCCACCGCTAAGCTTATCCTCCAGGACGGGAGATTGGAAGAATTTTCTTACCCAGTCAAGGTTTCCTACGTTTTGCAGAAGAACCCCTCCTGCTTCATCTGTAACTCCGATGAAATGGACTTTGACGACGTCGTTTCTGCTATCCACGACGATGAGGAGCTTCAACCTGGACAGCTCTATTTCGCGCTGCCATTGAGCAGGTTGAAGCAACCGCTTCAGGCGGAGGAGATGGCCGCATTGGCTGTCAAGGCGAGTTCCGCCCTCATGAAGAGTGGCGGTGACAAATGCCGGTGTCGCCGAAAGTCTCTATCGCAGGCGATGTTTTCCGGCGAGAAGGACTCGAAGTCGTCCGGGAGAGTGGCTCCCGGCGGTGGTGTTGAAGGCGGGTTGAGGAGAGGGAGGAACGGTGGCGGAAGAAGAAACTCTGCGCGCTTATTGAGTTCCATACCGGAATAG
- the LOC117917498 gene encoding uncharacterized protein LOC117917498 yields the protein MGACSSTQNTKTLKAYGGGRGGVGVKAKARVIHVDGDQIQEFKQPIRARNITSQNPGCFICNSESMFIGSCVPQLPEEELLQPGQIYFLMPISRARIPLSLSDLCALAIKASSTLGKRSSFTLR from the coding sequence ATGGGTGCTTGTTCTTCCACTCAAAATACAAAGACTCTCAAGGCATATGGTGGAGGACGCGGAGGAGTTGGTGTGAAGGCCAAGGCCAGGGTCATCCATGTGGACGGTGATCAGATACAAGAGTTCAAGCAGCCCATCAGAGCGAGAAACATCACCTCCCAGAATCCGGGCTGCTTTATCTGCAACTCGGAGTCCATGTTCATTGGGTCATGCGTGCCCCAGTTACCTGAGGAGGAGCTGTTACAGCCAGGTCAGATTTACTTCCTCATGCCGATTTCTCGGGCCCGCATCCCATTGTCCCTTTCTGACCTGTGTGCTCTCGCCATCAAGGCCAGCTCTACTCTTGGTAAACGATCATCCTTCACTCTCAGATGA
- the LOC117919289 gene encoding STS14 protein-like: protein MIEGLVSVAFVALVISHFSVHGVAKRAPNPTQEYLDAHNQARAQVGVGPLQWSEQLAHETSLLVRYQRDNQGCEFANLKRGQYGANQLRVGGGIMSPRLVVESWVEQKKYYNHPANSCAQNHTCGSYTQVVWRKSLELGCAMAVCGNVTASLTICFYNPPGNYYGQSPY from the coding sequence ATGATTGAAGGTTTGGTTTCCGTTGCATTTGTGGCTCTAGTCATATCCCACTTCTCAGTCCATGGTGTAGCAAAGAGAGCACCGAATCCAACCCAAGAGTACCTAGACGCGCACAACCAAGCAAGAGCCCAAGTGGGGGTGGGTCCTCTCCAATGGAGTGAGCAGCTGGCCCATGAGACGAGCCTATTGGTTCGTTATCAAAGAGATAACCAAGGTTGCGAATTTGCAAACCTGAAGAGAGGTCAATATGGAGCGAACCAGCTTCGGGTAGGCGGAGGGATAATGAGCCCGCGCCTGGTGGTGGAGTCGTGGGTGGAACAGAAGAAGTACTACAACCATCCTGCCAACTCGTGTGCGCAAAATCATACGTGTGGGTCATACACACAGGTAGTGTGGAGGAAGTCGCTGGAGTTGGGGTGTGCGATGGCTGTATGCGGGAATGTCACGGCCAGTTTGACCATATGTTTCTACAATCCTCCTGGAAATTACTACGGGCAGAGCCCCTACTAg